TAGGTGATTCCTTCTTTGATCTTCCATCAAGAATCCCAACCTCCATTAAGAAAACAGAACAGACTGGGCGGTGATCAGAGAACCTAGATTCTCCACGTATATAAGACAATTGCTCTATCCCAGTTCCGTGCCATAGTATTCGGTCACACCTGCATCAAAATAACTACTTTATtaacagaaaaagaaaatacaGATTTTGTGTTATATATAATATTACAGTACCATGCAGgagttctcctttttttttttgatgttataGTCTCTCCAGCATAAACATCTGAATTGTTGGAATACTTGTATGTGGGAGCAAAGTATATCTTTCCTTCCTTCCACTCTCTAAATACTCTCCCTGCTTCTCTTTCAATTTTAAGCTGCCAAAGAGTTCAGCCGTGAACTTAAATGTTATATGCAAATGGGTACATAATCAACACCAGTAATAATACGTATACTAGAAGCAACAAATCAATATATGGTTTAAATCAGCTAGACAGACTACGGACTACCAACGCTTCATTTCAGTTCATCATAAGAACAGTGGTTGCTAATTTTCTGATGTATCTACCTGATCCTTCTCGAAAAGAGTGTCCCAGTCATTTTCCTGCAGAAGCTTTCGCGTTTCTGAGTAACTCAATGCAATCCGGTAATTCAGGTCCCCCAACCATATGACCCGACTGGTGCAAGTTTTAGAGAGAGGAAAAAATCAGAATCAGGCCACAATTGAGGTGCACTTTAGAGAGAAAATCAAGAATAGCCTAATAAGGCATTATGTTTTTGTTATAGACCTAATTGTGTGGTAAAAAATAAAATAGCAATGCTTACTCATGGTCAACAATTCTTTCAGGCATTTTACTATTTGGTGCTTTACAAATCTTTCGAAACTGGGTGTTTCTTAGTATTTCTATCACATCCAAGTTTCTTCTAAGTTCATCACCTTCTTTCTCTCCTGAAGCTAAGTGGCTGCAAACAAAGCATAGTGTTGTCTGATGCAAAGACATGCTAACAGATATACAACCCTGCACTTAACAAGTAAACATATATTCATGTAAGGCATTCAAATTTTATGTGTGCTTAGATTTATCAACAAAAACTAACATGCATAAATAGCAGAATAGTAGAAAATTCAATCAGGTGCTTTCTTCGAATAAAATTGTCACTCTGCTTGAATTGTTAAGTTGTATAACAATACATGAATTGAATAACTGCTTACCTTATTTCCGAGGTATCCCATAATTCCTCTTCCAATACATGAGGCTCTCATGTGACCTATGTACTGAACAAGCTCCTTCCTCACCCAAACAGTAAGGAAGATACCAACCATTTGTTTGCACACAATAAGGCTGTACTTAAGATGGTTATTGCTAGAAACAGCCGTAATATCCGTCACCGTGAAACTATTTGAGTTATCTTCCTCTTCCGATGAAGAAGTCTCTTGGCTAACTTCAGGTTGCTGGCATTTAAAGCAGGACTCCTTACTATACTTCCTTTCTGAATCAGGCGTGCAGTTGCATGTTTTGAGCCATCTCCTTTTCACTGTCCTAAAGTTCTTGCTAAATGTCTTAAGGGATGGTTTCTGGAAGAAGAGTTTGTTTTTTGAATCTCTAGGGGTCGATGCTTTTGGTTTTGAAGATTGAGAAAAGGAGAAATTGTAGTCAGAGGAAGTGCTTGGGTTATTCACATCGTTAACCCCTGGTGTGTTCAATGACTGATTGATCAGTGTTAACCATTTAGCAGCAGGCTCGTTGTCTTCTATGACTAGCACATTTCCAGCATTTAAGGGGACTATTTCTTGAAACCTAATAGTTTACATAATATGTTAGTAAACGTGTGAGCTATTCATCGTGACTGCATAAATTCTCTGCAAGTCAAAGAACACATACCCCAAAACATAAATGTCTGCTTGATATTCGACCTGAAGAAAATCGTCCAGATTCATGCCACTGTGGGGAGTCTTTCCTCCTACATTCCACGTTGCTACAAACACTCTTGAAACGAAAAGAACAAACATcagaataaaaatatttaatgGACAAGTAAAGTGCAAAGCGAAGAATGACTGAGAAGAAAAAGGATATGATTCAGTATGTACCTGTAGGAATCGGTGTCCAAGATATTCGTCATTGGAGAAGGGAAGTCACTAAAACTCAGATTCCTAAACCTTGATGCAGACTGGATTGCTGCAAACATGAAAACAAATATAACAAACGACATACAAAGCCAGAGGAGAAAAAGATTACTAGGACAATTTACAAAAATCCACTAACCTGAATAGCATTTATTCGCAACCGAGGAGTCGGGTGGGAAAGTTTGGCACCTTTCATACGGCGCTGCTTTAAAATGAGAAGAATTGCATAATTAGACAAAGGGATGGATGTAAGTAAGGAAACAAGATTTTAGTCAATCAAAGTATAACTGAATATTTAATCCTATCCTTTCTTTAGAAGTAATAATAATACTTTACAGACTGTAAGGTTAAAGGCATAAACTCTCCCCCCCTATAAGAAAGGGTTTTTCGATTTTCCTTTGTTGCATAAAAACTGGGACTTTTGTTGGTTCAGTACAGAAAAATGAATGCAGCAGATTGATGGTCTCTATAAGTTAAATTAGATTCAACTCTATCTTCATCTTTTTAATACAAATGGGACCAGAGATCATGGGTTTACTGGTTGTTGTCAAGTGAACATCATGTGTTTGTAATAAATTTCTCACCACAATAATTCTGGAAATGTATGATGATTATACACCATTCAAAGTCATTGGGAGATGCAAAGATACAAAATTGAAGATAGCTGTAATACTTACAGGAGGAATTATCATAAGGATTTCTaatgtccttcttcttctctctgctGGAAAATAATTTGGGGATAAAGGACTGAATTAccagaaaacaaaagaaactgtgtgaattatcaaaaaaaatttaatcaatcaaaactgaaactaactCATGATTCTGAAATTAAactaccttcttcttcttattgtCTCCTCCTCCTTCTCTCAGAGTCATCTCTTCTAGTATTGCAGACCTTTCTTCGACAAACTCGGCATTAACGACTAATTTTTAAGATAAACTGAAACTAGAAATCGAAATGAAGAAAGAGAGAAATTTCTACTGATTCaatgaaaaaagaaatcaaatttgTACAATTTACATtataatggagaagaagaagccatTACTTAGTGAAATTCAACAGGAATAAATAAATATGTGATCATAAAGTCAATGAGATATTTGGGTTTGAATTAATAAACAAAAAGAGAGAATCTTAAACTCTGTCTGTTGTTTTCTTCTCTGTAtatatattccttccttgtatgAATCAAATCTCAGCAGAAGCAGAGCACTTCTGACAGGGCTACAGTTTCTTTAAATATGCCGGTGAcgatcagaaaaatgaaaagaggaGACTATTTTTGGCATTCAAAAATTCTTGGAAACGCCGAAATTCGtccgcttcttgttgttttcttccgtttttaatttaatttgattattaTATTATTACGTCTTTCCTTGCTCAAAAACAGGGGTTTCCAAATATTCTCGCGAGATATCTTGGAGAACCCAAatacaaaatcaaagaaaaagggaCACGAGTCACACGATCCTgtgtaggggtgtaaattttgcccggcagCCCGAGGCCCAGTACCGTTCGTCCTGTCCCATGACATTCAATGGGTGACCGTGGCCCTTTACGGGCTGGcccgacctagcccatttaaataagagggcgggAATAGGCCACAATTTAAATTTTCTTGTCCGACCCAATACCCTCCATATTATCCTGTCAATGCTACCCGccagtgttatccatttacctagcctaagtgaATGTTCCAGttttgttttatcctagaatatacttggtacatatacttaatacagtcaaccctcatagttttcatatgtatttcttaacttttattctataggagtctaattttgttaaccatatagagaaaatattgagcaaaatctaagacactttccttttctgatgattcaattcaggaaaaattataggaagtttggtttattttattcccatctcaattctcgtatttgattattaattttaagtaaaacttgtgtattattactactttctttttatttttaacaatatatatgtataatatatatttgtttgtaatattcaaggcccttccggccctacccgcccgagcccaaattacaaaacaggcttgggtAGGCCATGGGTACTTACTGTAGATAAATAAGTCTGCCCGCCCGtcccttttaatttcatggataagagatgttccggcccaccctataccgtcccatttaataaataggctgggctgcccggcccggcccaatttacacccctaatccTGTGTAACTAGACAATTTTTCTCTACGCCATACAGCAGAAAATATCAATGCTCTTGACACTGCGTCCAATTTGCCTTGGTTTCGGTCCAACTGCAACTCTAACGTTTTACATTTACGGTTTCATGGTACTCGGAAGTTGAACCAAATCGAAATTGGTTGATTCGGTTCAGTGCCTCGTAGTGAACTCCCTAGCAATCATGTATCTATGGTCAGGCTAAGTCTTATGATGTGCTAATCTAGTAGCTAGATTGGCAATCCACGTTAGCTAGCACAACCACCTAAGtcttatgggagtgctaatctagcatcttagtcgctgaaccattcagcgtttctACTTTTCGTTGAATGGATCAGCGCTTGACCAATCAATTTGGTCAAAGCGCTGAATTATCGTCAGATAAATCGATGTAAACTAACAGAAGCTCGATTTTCTTCCTTCTTCCCCATTTTCTTTCATCCTCACCCAAAGCTTCCGACAATGCATGTAGTAGAGAAAGAGTTCCAAAGATTTCTTCTCAAATCGCATCGTGAGTTTGAACATCAACACGAGTGGAATCAtttgagattgttttggagcaaaTCCGTCCACGAAATCGATACATGCGTCAGCCTACCGTTCAAGATACTAAGAGGATTTTGGCAGAGAATGAAGTTCGTGAGTTTCCTGGGATGCTTGGTAGTATGGATTGTTTTCATCGGGCATGGAGAGCATGTCCTATGGATCAGGCAGGATCCCACGTGGGTTATAAGTCAATTCCCAAAATTGTTCTGCAGGCGGTAGCTTCATATGATAAATGGATATGGCATTCCTATTTTGGGTTGGGTGGCCGTAATAATGATTGTAATGtcttgcatgcttcgggtttgttCGATAGAGAAATTAATGGTGTAACACCTCCTTGTCATTATCAAATCAATGGAAGAAACTACAATACGGGGTACTACCTAGGAGATGGAGCATATCCTATGTATGGTTGCCTTGTGCAAGCATACAAACCCGCCGCAAACAATGTGAAAAGTCTTTTCAATCAATATCAAGAAGCAAAAAGGAAAGACATTCAACGTGCATTTGGTGGTCTAAAGGGTAAGTTTGGTATTATATTGAAACCATGTCGTTATTATGAAAAATTGGACATGAAGGCAATTAAGGGGGTGCTTGATAATAATATGTGTGTTGATATGGATTATCGCAATGAGGATTGGGAAAGGATCACGGGACAAGAACCCCAACCGCCAATTCAAGGAAACGTAAGGCTACCTCCTCAAATATTGTACAACCCGGCGCGTTGGGCGGAACTTCGCGAAGAACTCACTACACACATTTGGCAACGACATGGAGATGGTTTGAGAGATGGAGATATTCCGAACATAGTGATGGATGATGCCTTACCGGAAGTTCATGAGGGTACAACCGACGTGGACACCGATGAAGACCAATATGACCCTCAAGGAGATGGAGCATTTTATGAGAAtggagagtaaatttcatattcaCCAATTTATTTAACCATAATACTCCTTTTTTAAATCAAACACGTTTTCATTAAGTAGAAATTTTAATTAGTTCTTGTAAACTCCATAATACTCTTTTTTTTCACTTAACTACATTTACAATTATATTACACATTTAACTAGAACTTCATAATACTTCTTTATTGCATATACTTCATTCAAATAAAATTTGAGCTCCTCCAAATATATCCAAAACGATGATATGAATGAATGAACGGCATTCCATGATCCGTTTAGTATAAAGCTATAGCATCTTCACGATTACCATTTGATGCCCTTAATGAAACGACAAAATGCTTG
This is a stretch of genomic DNA from Papaver somniferum cultivar HN1 chromosome 1, ASM357369v1, whole genome shotgun sequence. It encodes these proteins:
- the LOC113280472 gene encoding type I inositol polyphosphate 5-phosphatase 10-like isoform X1: MTLREGGGDNKKKKSFIPKLFSSREKKKDIRNPYDNSSSAPYERCQTFPPDSSVANKCYSAIQSASRFRNLSFSDFPSPMTNILDTDSYRVFVATWNVGGKTPHSGMNLDDFLQVEYQADIYVLGFQEIVPLNAGNVLVIEDNEPAAKWLTLINQSLNTPGVNDVNNPSTSSDYNFSFSQSSKPKASTPRDSKNKLFFQKPSLKTFSKNFRTVKRRWLKTCNCTPDSERKYSKESCFKCQQPEVSQETSSSEEEDNSNSFTVTDITAVSSNNHLKYSLIVCKQMVGIFLTVWVRKELVQYIGHMRASCIGRGIMGYLGNKGCISVSMSLHQTTLCFVCSHLASGEKEGDELRRNLDVIEILRNTQFRKICKAPNSKMPERIVDHDRVIWLGDLNYRIALSYSETRKLLQENDWDTLFEKDQLKIEREAGRVFREWKEGKIYFAPTYKYSNNSDVYAGETITSKKKRRTPAWCDRILWHGTGIEQLSYIRGESRFSDHRPVCSVFLMEVGILDGRSKKESPNSNSNMRVEVEELLPPSSRFLSNR
- the LOC113280472 gene encoding type I inositol polyphosphate 5-phosphatase 10-like isoform X2, whose product is MTLREGGGDNKKKKSFIPKLFSSREKKKDIRNPYDNSSSPYERCQTFPPDSSVANKCYSAIQSASRFRNLSFSDFPSPMTNILDTDSYRVFVATWNVGGKTPHSGMNLDDFLQVEYQADIYVLGFQEIVPLNAGNVLVIEDNEPAAKWLTLINQSLNTPGVNDVNNPSTSSDYNFSFSQSSKPKASTPRDSKNKLFFQKPSLKTFSKNFRTVKRRWLKTCNCTPDSERKYSKESCFKCQQPEVSQETSSSEEEDNSNSFTVTDITAVSSNNHLKYSLIVCKQMVGIFLTVWVRKELVQYIGHMRASCIGRGIMGYLGNKGCISVSMSLHQTTLCFVCSHLASGEKEGDELRRNLDVIEILRNTQFRKICKAPNSKMPERIVDHDRVIWLGDLNYRIALSYSETRKLLQENDWDTLFEKDQLKIEREAGRVFREWKEGKIYFAPTYKYSNNSDVYAGETITSKKKRRTPAWCDRILWHGTGIEQLSYIRGESRFSDHRPVCSVFLMEVGILDGRSKKESPNSNSNMRVEVEELLPPSSRFLSNR
- the LOC113356224 gene encoding uncharacterized protein LOC113356224, giving the protein MRQPTVQDTKRILAENEVREFPGMLGSMDCFHRAWRACPMDQAGSHVGYKSIPKIVLQAVASYDKWIWHSYFGLGGRNNDCNVLHASGLFDREINGVTPPCHYQINGRNYNTGYYLGDGAYPMYGCLVQAYKPAANNVKSLFNQYQEAKRKDIQRAFGGLKGKFGIILKPCRYYEKLDMKAIKGVLDNNMCVDMDYRNEDWERITGQEPQPPIQGNVRLPPQILYNPARWAELREELTTHIWQRHGDGLRDGDIPNIVMDDALPEVHEGTTDVDTDEDQYDPQGDGAFYENGE
- the LOC113280472 gene encoding type I inositol polyphosphate 5-phosphatase 10-like isoform X3; this translates as MTNILDTDSYRVFVATWNVGGKTPHSGMNLDDFLQVEYQADIYVLGFQEIVPLNAGNVLVIEDNEPAAKWLTLINQSLNTPGVNDVNNPSTSSDYNFSFSQSSKPKASTPRDSKNKLFFQKPSLKTFSKNFRTVKRRWLKTCNCTPDSERKYSKESCFKCQQPEVSQETSSSEEEDNSNSFTVTDITAVSSNNHLKYSLIVCKQMVGIFLTVWVRKELVQYIGHMRASCIGRGIMGYLGNKGCISVSMSLHQTTLCFVCSHLASGEKEGDELRRNLDVIEILRNTQFRKICKAPNSKMPERIVDHDRVIWLGDLNYRIALSYSETRKLLQENDWDTLFEKDQLKIEREAGRVFREWKEGKIYFAPTYKYSNNSDVYAGETITSKKKRRTPAWCDRILWHGTGIEQLSYIRGESRFSDHRPVCSVFLMEVGILDGRSKKESPNSNSNMRVEVEELLPPSSRFLSNR